TATAGATCATACAGGATACGTTGACTCAGGGTCAGATAACTGGAACAAGCATTTAGAGAAACGGACCAAGACTGAAACGTTAGAGAACGGATGGAATGGGCAATCCAAGGCTGATACAGAAACCAAAGAGAACGttgatgaagctgatgGAGATATTAGCGTGAATTATCTTCGAGGTAGAAGGCTTCTGGGTGAGACATATgatttcaagaagagtTGTGGGTATGAAATGTTGGtgatggaagagaaagatgatggaaTTTGTGGATTATCCGATGACAAGATAATGGAACTGAAGGGAATCTGTGAGAAGGTGATCAGTTATGGACATGATGAAATCCCTGATAAAGATAGTGACACAATTGAAAGGGTGAAGGAGTGGATAGATGTGAGTGAGGCGATCCATGGAGAATAGATCTCTCGAACGAATAAGTGAGAGTGTATATTGGCACAATTTTTGATCCATCATGAACTAACTCCTAGGCAGAGAATAGGAAGTCATAAAGTCCTTAGTCCTTATACTTTCGCGCTCGAGGAACTTTTGTTAATGACAATCATCTCTCTTCTATACTATCTATTCCCATCTGTATCATATAAATGATGAAATGGCTACGACCGCTGAGTACACTGAGCCAAAATGATCTATCTGTCCTTGGCCGGGAGATCTACTCTTACTATAAATCATTGCTTCAGGACTACAGAAGTACTGCATCTGGCAATAATAATGAAAATCTGGTGGCATCGTCTCAGTATATAGATTCCAGCATTTTCCAGCAGTTCATTTGGATAGTGGAAAAGTACGGAGTTGCCAGTACTTTGGATCGAAGTGATTATAGACATCGGAAAAGAATGGGTATCAAACTTCCAGCGACCCCTATAGATTCGACAGGCGATGAATTGAACAGCTATGTTACCAGATTGGACTCGCTTGACTTCAAAAACAACCAGGAATTGTTGCCGTATCTTACAGATATTTATATGACTCTCACGGACTCGCCTCTACTTTCAGCTCACTCTTTCAATCTTATTATCTCGTTCTTTGCCAAACAGTACAAGACATTGGAGTGTTACCAGATTCGAACcaaaatggagaagttgaatcgGCAGGCGAATACAGAAACCATCAACATCCTTTTGGATGTCACATTCAGAAAGCATCACCAATGGTCTAAGAAATCAAATACTTTGGAGCTGTTGGGCCTATTTGGCCGACCGAAGTCTGAAAACTCACTGGAGGTGCTTCGACCCAATGGAACAACATGTCATGTGATGTATCGAGGACTCGAGGATTCTGATTTGAAACAGAAAATATTGGAAACCATGATCGACAGTAAAGTCTCTCTATTTAGAATAGCAGAGTATAtagcagaagagaaattgaaagttGGGAGATCTCCAGAGGATGTATGCAAGTTGCTAACAGATCACAAAGTGAAGTGGAGCTATCCTCCAATTGCTTCAAAATTTGTCGACTGGTACTTAGAAGCGGAACAACCAGCAAAGGCATGGGAAATCACTTTAGAAGCTGCcaagaacaacaacagccAGGCTCCAAGCTTTAGAATTGTTCGAAAATTCTACTGGCATTTTATTAAAGGAAACAAGTTCTACAATTGCATTGCTTTGGCCAATTACTTAAGGTTCGCTTTGGATTATAAAGAAGATTATCAAGGATGGAATTACCTACTCAACGGAATGGTTCACTTACAACCGTTTGAATATTGGTGCCTAGTAGCTAAAAAGTTATACCAATTGAATCTAATGGAGAAAAATACCAataaaggaggagaaaCTGACATTCTTACCAAAAAGCAATACGAAACTGTTAATCAGTATGGAAATAATCTACAAGAAGGATTTGACATTCGAAGGCCGTTTGAAAGCAATCTAGAAAAGCAGTTGGCAGATCAAATTCTGAAACGGCTATTTTGGGAGGATGGCCCCAAATGGGAATTACAGGACAATACTATGGACTTTCAACATACCACAGAATTATTTATAAACGCATCCAAGTAGAATATAAACCCCAAATAGGAATATTTcatagtgaaaaattattgCCAGATTTACATATTGACAAATTGTGGGGTAGTTggagagaagttgaagcgCACCGAACGAAATATCATGTTTCATCCTTTTATCAACCTGTTTCCATTCAAATCTACCTGACGGAATTGGCTGTATCTTACAGTTTTACATTCcctactttttcttctagtTAAACCCGAACTTTTCCCTTCCAAATCACGTTGCTTCAACTTTCTCGGATACTCTCTTCTAGCATTCGAAGTCGAGGAAGAAGCTGCTGTCATCGCTTAATGTCATACGTTCCCTTAATTTGTACCATCGATGTGGGTACCACCTCAACACGAGCAATTCTATTTACCAAAGAGGGTGAAGAGGTGGCCAAACACCAAATTGAGTACTCTACATCTGCTCAAGAAGGTTCGAGAAGAAATTCCCCTACAATATTTTCCAGTGAAGGTGTTGCGTTGAACATGAAGGACAGCAGATTGGTTATTGAGAATGTGCCAAGCCACCCTAcccttctctttccaaagcCTGGTTGGGCAGAGTGCGATCCTTGCCATATCTTGAATAACGTGGTTCAGTGTCTGTCTGAGTGTGCCCTGTCTTTAGAAATAATCAACAGCAGGTTTTCCATCTACAATGACGATGCCATAGtaaaagaaaagcattTACCTTACAAGATTGTAGCCATAGGATTGGCTAACATGAGAGAGACAACTATTGTCTGGTCAAAAAGGACAGGTATTCCTCTATACAACGGTATTGTGTGGAACGATACACGAACTGCCAGTCTGATGAACAGCTTGAGTAGAAGTACTCCTGTGGGATTGTTGGACGAAATGTTGGAAAGATCTGGATGCCCATTATCGACATATTTCTCATGCTTGAAATGGAAATGGCTCTATCAGAACGTTCCAGGTATCCGGAAAAGCTATGAAAGTGGAGATAAGGATCTGATGTTTGGTACAGTAGAAACCTGGCTTATCTACAACTTGACTCGTGAGCAATCATTTAAAACGGATATTACCAATGCGTCTAGAACTGGATTTATGAACTTGCAGAAACATCAGTACGATCCAAAGTTACTTAAATTTTGGAATATCGATCCGAATAAGATCAACTTAGCTCCCATAGTGCCAAGCAGTCAtttttttggttctttCAAGCTACCTGAGACGAATAAATTGGATCCTCAATTGAAGCAGCTACCTGCTGATCAAAAGAACTGCTTGAACAGAATGCTTGATGGTGTTCCTATTACTGGTTGTCTTGGAGATCAGTCTGCGTCCCTCGTGGGGCAGACAGCATTCCACCGCGGAGATGCCAAATGTACATACGGCACAGGagcatttcttctctacaATCTTGGACATAAGAAACTGATTTCCAGACATGGATTAGTAACTACGGTGGGTTATTGgtttgattctttggacGAAAGTGAAGATGGAGAGCACTGCAACGAGCCACACTTCTGCCTCGAAGGATCGATAGCTGTGGCTGGTTCGTGCATCCAATGGCTTCGCGATAACCTCAGATTGATAGACAAGGCATCAGATATTGGACCATTAGCGGCTGCGGCTCCAGATTCGGCTGGCGTAGTTTTTGTTCCTGCGTTTTCCGGGTTGTTTGCACCTTACTGGGATGCCACTGCAACGGGTACAATTTTTGGAATCACCCAATACTCTACAGCGGCACATATTGCTAGAGCAGCCATTGATGGAGTGTGCTTTCAAGTTCGAGCCATTTTGAAAGCGATGCTCAACGATTGCGGTTCACAGACTGATTTTATGGATCACAGTGAAGAGGCTAATAACAGTAATCTCAAAGCATTGCATGTCGATGGAGGCATGTCCAGATCTGACGAAGTTTTGCAGATACAGGCGGATATTCTGGGACCATGCGTCAGTGTGGAGAGAACTACAAATTCGGAGTGTACGGCTCTAGGAGCCGCGATCGCTGCAGGATTAGAAAAGCATGTCCGGATGTGGGATTCTTTAAAGGACGTAAAGAAATCGATTAGTAGCCATCAGAACGGAGATAACGAATTCCATGCCAAGCTGAGCGATGCGGAAAGAAGAACGGCATGGAATCTCTGGGAAAGAGCAGTTGAAAGGGCTCGTGGGTGGCTTTCCGATAACTGATTGGATGATCGGGAGACTCCAAGAATTGTACTTGCTAAATATATACACAAAATTTGTTTCCCCCACCCCCTTTCAAAATTACCAAGTTCAGCAGTATCTGTTCTGACATCATCGAAAAAAATTGAGGCAAAATCATGATCACTTGCTTGCTGCGCTAAGAATTCTCCACCAAGTTACCCATTGGGAAAGTTTTGCACTCCTCATTAAAACCGATTTTGTATAAGCTTGCTACCAGAATAACGCTGTTATTTAGTATAAATACCCCTGAATGTAAccatttcatttttcacaACTACAAAACTTATTTATCCTTATCCACTATTAATTCAATTCAAATAAATGTCTGACttaggaagaaaaaatctATCTGACAAAGTGACCGAGGGTATCACTCCAAACTCTCAAAAGAGCGCTTACCAGAAGGCAAAGGAGACAGTCACCGACGAGGTTGATAAATTCGCCAGTAAGGCCACTccagataaagaaaaatcgTTTACTCAGACCGCTTCTGACAAAGCCCAAAAGGGATCTGACGAAGCCAAGAAGTCTGTTGGAGAAAATAAGGCCGGTATCAGTGAAACTGCTGGTGAATACTTGGAAGCTGGTAAGAAGGCTGTTGGTGAAGCTGCCGAGTACATCTCTGGTGTGGTCAACGGTGCCAAGAAGGGGGGTGATTCAACCAAATAAATGTATATGAATATCAAATAAAAGTTTGAACATCTAACAAATTATTGTAGGCGGCCCGTGGCTTAGCTTACCCACGTATTAAGTTACCTATCGTATATTCTTTTGAAGCACATGCGACTCTCAGTATATTTCTTGTTTAGTTTAGATCAACAAATTTTTCTTAGGTGATTTGCTTAGTAGTAGGgtctttattttttcttttttcctttcttttcgtttcCCTTTATTCTTTTGCCTCTATTGCTGTACACTGATTTCTGCATACTCTGCAAAACCGGCAGTATACTTCTAATTTTGCAGTGTCGATTGTATCCCGTCGTTCTAGTTGCTACCCTTCAAAAGACACGTACTCAACAATTCAAAGACGCGACAAAGCATCCGGGAACAAAATGCCTCTAACATCCGAAAACGAAACGTCTCAAAGTTTTCAATCAAGTCCGAAAAAGACTTCAATAATCGATGACACCTACGATGAGGACGCAGATCCCGACTACACGTTAGGTCACGACGCTATCATTACCGAAGAGGATGACGGATCGGGGATTAGCAGTCTATCAGAGTTGTCGGAAGGTGAAGAGAtctctgatgatgatacttCAACATACTCGGAAGATGACCAGAAACTCGTGGATCACAAAGGAATCTTTGGTACAGGTAGTAGAATGGCCAGCCAGAGTAGTTTAGACATGATCGTCAGAACGCATGACAGATTTAGAACTTTTATTCATGAGCAAGAGATACCCAGAAAGCTGTTGCATGTTGTGATCGGCTTCGTCACCTTATATCTTTACACATTGGGATATCAGTCGAAGGATGTAGTTAAGCAAATTGGCATAGCCGGTGTATTCGTCTATTCGTTGGATCTCTTGAGGCTCAACTGGAAGTTATTCAACAAAGCCTACTGTTTCGTGGTTGGCTTTTTAATGAGAGAGAATGAAGTTAAGTCCGTCAACGGTGTCATATGGTACATTCTTGGATGTATGATCACCTTGCTGTATGCTACGAAGGACGTTTCTATCATGTCCATCTTACTTTTGAGCTGGTGTGATACTGCTGCATCCACCGTGGGACGCAGATTCGGCTATTTGACACCAAAAATCGCACGTGGTAAGTCCTTGGCAGGATCATTCGGTGCATTTGTTATGGGTATTTTTGCCTGCTACTTCTTTTACGGTTACCTCGCTCCTCAGTATCCTCAATTTAATAAGGAGTTTCTTTGGACCGCACAGTCCAGTTATTTGTCCTTGAACGCCCTTGCTCTTCTCTCGGGCTTTATTGCAGCCCTTAGTGAAGGCATCGACATCTTCGAATTAGACGATAACTTGACTATTCCTGCACTTTCTGGTATTTTCTTGGACGCTACCATCAAGTTGGCTTCGAAATGACCATTGCGCTATATTCTAATATCATTTTTTCTGAGCATTAAAGTAGATCAATTCGTATTTAATATATTACATCAGAAATCGATGTCCTTTGTGACAAGATCCTGTTTCAAAATCTCATCCAAAATACCTGAAGACGCTGCAACCAATCCCAAAAATGGTCTCGATGGGTCCAAAACCTTGGAGAGATACTCAGGATGGAACTGGGTACCGACAAAGAATGGGTGGTCTTCTAACTCAAAGACCTCCATTCTCTCACCTGCCTCGTCTCTACCAACAAACTTGAAGCCCTTAGCCTCAAACTCTTCAGCCATTATAGGGTTAACTTCATATCTGTGTCTATGTCTCTCGTTGATACTTTCAACATCCCCGTATAAACGTCTGATGATCGAGTTCTCAGACTCTGGTTGGAACATAGTCTTTCTAGATCCGAGTCTCATAGTACCACCCATCGTCTCCTTACTGATTTCTGGCATGTAAATAACTGCCTGATCGGCCTCCTCGGCGTCTTCTTTGAACTCAGTTGAAGTAGCATGTGGCTTTCCGAGGACGCTTCTGGCAAACTCAATAACAGCGATTTGCAATCCAAGACAGACACCCAAAAATGGAACGCCATTTTCTCTGGCCCATTTAGTAGCAGCAATCATACCTTCAGTACCTCTGTGACCAAAACCACCTGGAACCAAAATACCGTCAGCAGTGCAAACTGCCTGCCATGCCTTATGGAAATTGGCCTTATTTTTCAACTCAGCGGCAGGCTCCAAGTCGGTAGACTCAACCCAGACGATCTGCAACTTTCGAGCGCAACGCATGGCACTATGCTCAAGAGATTTGATCACAGACAAATAGGAATCGTGCAAGTTGGTGTACTTTCCAACGATTGCAATCTTCACCTTATCAAATGAACGGTCCTCCTGGTTAGTTAGCCTTGTCCAATCATCCAAAAGTTTCTCACCTTTAGAAGCCATTTCAGGAGGAATATTCAGGTCATCAAAGTGCAATCTGCTATTGAGGAACTCCAATAACTTTTCATCCTTGAGAATCAATGGAACGTGATAGGTTGAAGACACAGTATGAACGGCCAAAACCTGCTCGGGACCAACATGACAAAACATGGAGATCTTACTGATGGTGTGGCTAACCAACTTGGACTTACATCTGCAAGCAATCATATCAGGATACAAACCCAAAGATCTGAGCTCACGGATGGCGGCCTGAGTAGGCTTGGTCTTCTGTTCACCATTAACGACTGGAACCAGTGAGACATGAATCAATGCAAAATTCTCGCGGCCAACACGGAACTGGAACTGTCTCAAGGCTTCGACAAAAGGAGCAGACTCGATATCACCAACAGTACCACCCAACTCGATAATACAAACGTCAGGTTCAATACCGGAGTTATCAACAGGAATCTTGGCGACTCTTTCGATCCAGTTTTGAATAGTGTCAGTGATATGAGGAACGACCTGAACCGTTTTACCCAAGTAGTCACCTTTACGCTCTCTTTGAATGACGTTAGAGTAGATCTTACCGGTAGTAATGTTGTTCTGTCTACTCAAGGAAATACCTAAATAACGTTCGTAGTTACCTAAATCCAAGTCGACTTCACCACCATCGTTCAACACGTAACACTCACCATGCTCCAAAGGAGACATAGTACCAGCATCAATGTTCAAGTAAGGGTCAATTTTAATAGAGGTGACACGTAAACCCAAGGTCTTCAATAACATACCAGTAGAGGAGGCAAGGACACCCTTACCAATACCGGAAATGACACCACCCGAAACGCAGACGTACTTCATAATgtatggaagaagaaggataaaATGGTATACTTTAAAAAATACAGGGGTAGAATTTTACAGGATAGTAAATTGCCCCAAGTTCAGTCAAAGTAAAACAGCGACGCGTAAAAAAAGAGTCGAATGTGCGAGATGATTTCGAAACAACACAAGTACTGTAAACTGTCGATAATAGACACTTTGTACGGTATTTAGTATAGAAATTTGGCTGAACAAGgggaaagaaggaggaaagGCAAAAGGactcaagaagaataaagtaGTAAAGAATAGAAATCAATTTGTTTCCCTGGAGATTCAcgtaaaaaaaaattttcatggaaaaaaaatcaaaaaaaaaaaagaaaatttataatttgaaaattggagggcttttctttttaaaGGGTTAAGAATAGCATAGACGGCTATcgagaaagagatggagaTAGAGATAGTCAGACTACAAATGCACCGAATTTGACTCCCACTACGGAATTCTGCTCCTTCAAAACAGCAGCCTTTCCTTGTTTTGATAGCAGATCTATGATTTTAAACAATAATCTCATGTTGATTCCAGAAAACTCCTGTGTTTCTGACAATTCTCCCCTCTGTAGCTCATATAAAGTTAAAACGCTCCCTTCTTGGCCTGTATTCACTATCCAATCCATCAATATATTAGCCCATTCTTCCACAGAATGCCAATATATAAGAACACCCAGTCTATGGTTCCTTTCATCTATCCAACCTGCTTCTCCGTTGCTAATCATCTTTCTATAAATCTCTAGAATAAAATCTGCCTTTAAAGCCCTATGAATCGCATTATTTTGAAAGAGTGAAGAACTACTAGATTGGtaatcttcatctccacCTTCTGCGTCCCCTTCATCTCCACCTTCTGCGTCCCCTTCATCTCCACCTTCTGCGTCCCCATCATCCCCACCTTCTGCACCCACTTCTGAATCCACTTCTGCATCATCCTTGTTGTCTCCATTATTGGATATAGCTAAACCATTTAAGGAGAGGGCCCATATTTTATGGAATTTGCAATAATCGAGCACTAGTTTACACCAATGTTCTAGTTGTGTTTCATATGTCTGAAGATTGGGCTGGCGAGTGAAAAATGGGGGAAAATTGTATATAGAAGGGAAGCTGAATTGCATTGCTGGTAAAGAAAGCGATCAAATGAGTAGAGAGGTTAAATAAAGTCGCGATAATAGTTTTAGTGTGTGAGAGCTCTCTCTCTTTGTTTAGAAGTAAGCATAAAGATATTTAATTGGACAAGATGGAggatatcaaagaaattggagACAAACAACCAGAGATAAGCGAATCAACTGATCCGAGTTCGGGGACATTTGCTGTTGAGCATGCAAAGGTTTATAGAGAGCTAGTTTGCACTTTAGATAAATTGATAGAGCAGACAATTCAAACCCGAAACCAAACGGACAATGCTGAAATGGAGGCCAAATACAAAAATGCTATGAACGAGTTTGGTGATGTCATAAAACTTGGAACGATACAGAAGGGAACTTCGAGTATAAAGTTTCTCCAGTCAATGGTTGATCTTAGGTTAAAAATACTTGAACAGCATTTAATGACAGAGCCGATACTAGAGGCAATTCGTAAAGGCGAcacagaagatgaatcgAGACAATTGATACAACTCATCAACACAAGAGATTCaaagaatattcaaacAATTAGggaaatgaagagaaatacAAAACTAAGGAAGGAGCTGGGAACCACAAGACTCTACAGCATAGACAAGCTTGAACTACTTCGAGACAAAATGAAATACTATTTGAAGTTATGTGCCGATGTTAGACAGTTGCAAGAGAAGAGCGATAGTATGGTCGGTAACGTCAAGGATTATGATCTATTGAAGTCAAAGTACAAGTCCCTAGTAAGAAAAGATCAGATCTTATCGCAGTTCAACGTTAACTTAGTGTCATCATTATCCAACTCTGATATTGCGGATGATCACACATTAAGGGATATAGTGATGTTCTGTGGCGATTACAGCCACTACGGATTGTTTGAGTTGTAAGAAGAAACATATGTATTATATACAAGAAGCAATCGTAGCATCTACTGTACATTACTAAACACACGCTTATTGACGATATCCCAGTTGATGCAGTTCCAGAACTTCTCCAAGTAATCAGCCTTGCCTGTGATACCATAGTCCTCTATGTAAGCATGTTCCCAGACATTAACACATAATAAAGGAAGAGAGTAATCCTTAACGTGAGCTAGCATTTTTTCCTTATTGGAGATGAGAAGATCGTAGTCAGATAATTCAATGGCACCGTTGAGATCCAACGATTGATTACGGCCGTAGTAGTAAGGCGTACCGTCGTTGTTGCACGTGataatttgaagagttttATCCTTGGTCTCAATAAGGAAGACCCATCCGTTTCCAGTCATGGAATCAGCTTTGAACAAGAGctcatttttgaagttgtCCAAACCTCCATATTGCTCGTTGATTCTATTGAGCAAAGTTGGCCTTATAAGAGACGATCTACTGGATTCTGAAGGAACCAACTGCTGAAAGAATAGATGGTTATTGTGAGCCTGAGACGCATAATGGAAAATCGGTCCTAAGTGTTGCTTTCTAGCAGAACTAAGAACAATTGCCAAGGGTGTACGAGTCTCGAACTCCGTTCCCACGGTTTTTAACGAGAGATTTTTAGTGAGATAGTCTTGATAGTCGATCCATGCAGTTTTAAACTGTTGCTGTGACATTAGACCTGAAATACCCTCACTTGCAAATTTCCCTTGAAGTTCCAATTTGGGTGCCAAATGAAGGGACCGCTTTGAAACGAGAGGACGTAAGAATGACATCGTTTTGCAAGATCCCAATGGGTAACACCGTAGGATAAAGCCAATAGTATCATTAGAGTGGACTTGTCTGAAAAAAACTTCGAGGTTCCTCCTCGAAagcatccgtacaccgAATATGATAAGGAAGAGACTCCAGAGTAAAGGAGGAACATGgttcatcatcatcatcaaatctGGTAGGGAAAATGTATGGAATGAGAGTATTCAAAATGGCCAACCTGGTTCCAAGGCGAGCATCGATGTTTCGCATGGTAGGTGCACATTCTCGAGCATTGtcttcgtcgtcgtcaGTATTCTCTCCATTGAAATCGAGTGGCAAGTCAGGAGGTCATAGAGATACTTGGAAGATTAGACATCAGAGTCCATCGTTAGAATACCAAGCACAGCCTGTGTTTACGGAGAATCCAAACGGGGTAATAGATGTGACTGATCCAGTGACACAGATTCTCAATCAACCAACACTAGTGATCCAGCGTCAGATAGAGTTTATGAATCTCTTTTTAGGTTTTGAGCAAGCAAATAAGTACGTAATAATGGATTCGATGGGAAATCAACTTGGGTGGTTGATCGAAAGGGACTTTGGGATTACGAAAGCCATATTGAGACAGGTGTACAGATTACATCGTCCGTTCACAGTGGAGCTATTGGACAACAATGGAAATCTATTGATGACCATCAAGAGGAAGTTTAGTCTTATTAATTCGCATATTAAGGCAATTTTGCCCAATGTCCGCTCGGATACAGATCCAGATGGACTTGTTATCGGAGAGTCAGTTCAGAATTGGCATCtctggagaagaagatatgaTTTATTCGAGAGTGTGATGAGCACGGACGAACGAGAGAATGAATCCTTTTTACAGTTTGGAAGAATCGATGCGGGATTACTTAGCTGGGATTTCCCAGTGAAGAATA
The sequence above is a segment of the Brettanomyces nanus chromosome 4, complete sequence genome. Coding sequences within it:
- a CDS encoding uncharacterized protein (EggNog:ENOG41), whose protein sequence is MSDLGRKNLSDKVTEGITPNSQKSAYQKAKETVTDEVDKFASKATPDKEKSFTQTASDKAQKGSDEAKKSVGENKAGISETAGEYLEAGKKAVGEAAEYISGVVNGAKKGGDSTK
- the URA7 gene encoding CTP synthase ura7 (BUSCO:EOG09341FGN~MEROPS:MER0437468), which gives rise to MKYVCVSGGVISGIGKGVLASSTGMLLKTLGLRVTSIKIDPYLNIDAGTMSPLEHGECYVLNDGGEVDLDLGNYERYLGISLSRQNNITTGKIYSNVIQRERKGDYLGKTVQVVPHITDTIQNWIERVAKIPVDNSGIEPDVCIIELGGTVGDIESAPFVEALRQFQFRVGRENFALIHVSLVPVVNGEQKTKPTQAAIRELRSLGLYPDMIACRCKSKLVSHTISKISMFCHVGPEQVLAVHTVSSTYHVPLILKDEKLLEFLNSRLHFDDLNIPPEMASKGEKLLDDWTRLTNQEDRSFDKVKIAIVGKYTNLHDSYLSVIKSLEHSAMRCARKLQIVWVESTDLEPAAELKNKANFHKAWQAVCTADGILVPGGFGHRGTEGMIAATKWARENGVPFLGVCLGLQIAVIEFARSVLGKPHATSTEFKEDAEEADQAVIYMPEISKETMGGTMRLGSRKTMFQPESENSIIRRLYGDVESINERHRHRYEVNPIMAEEFEAKGFKFVGRDEAGERMEVFELEDHPFFVGTQFHPEYLSKVLDPSRPFLGLVAASSGILDEILKQDLVTKDIDF
- a CDS encoding uncharacterized protein (BUSCO:EOG09342RLS), translated to MSFLRPLVSKRSLHLAPKLELQGKFASEGISGLMSQQQFKTAWIDYQDYLTKNLSLKTVGTEFETRTPLAIVLSSARKQHLGPIFHYASQAHNNHLFFQQLVPSESSRSSLIRPTLLNRINEQYGGLDNFKNELLFKADSMTGNGWVFLIETKDKTLQIITCNNDGTPYYYGRNQSLDLNGAIELSDYDLLISNKEKMLAHVKDYSLPLLCVNVWEHAYIEDYGITGKADYLEKFWNCINWDIVNKRVFSNVQ
- a CDS encoding uncharacterized protein (EggNog:ENOG41) — protein: MANLVPRRASMFRMVGAHSRALSSSSSVFSPLKSSGKSGGHRDTWKIRHQSPSLEYQAQPVFTENPNGVIDVTDPVTQILNQPTLVIQRQIEFMNLFLGFEQANKYVIMDSMGNQLGWLIERDFGITKAILRQVYRLHRPFTVELLDNNGNLLMTIKRKFSLINSHIKAILPNVRSDTDPDGLVIGESVQNWHLWRRRYDLFESVMSTDERENESFLQFGRIDAGLLSWDFPVKNKNGEVVGAVSRNFSGLFREMFTDTGVYVVRMDPISFQGMENYYGAVAPEALTLDEKAVMLANSVSIDFDYFSRHSQGPGFMIMGGDDV